The following nucleotide sequence is from Pagrus major chromosome 13, Pma_NU_1.0.
CAGGTGGGCTGCTCTAGCCACGGCCGGATTAACCTGTTTGGGGGCCCTGGGCAAAAATACCCCGTTGCCCCCTCCCCCTGCTGCCTCCAAGTTTCCACCAGGTACAGTGCACACAGCTCACTGTAGACAACAAACTCATCCAAGGGTGTTACTTTGTGTTggaaagtggtggggacataagAGCTCAAATGTAAATTACACATGTGATGGAGAGTAGGCAGCCCTGTGGTCATCAGCTGATTATTGTATATCAGATGTGCTGACATgctgtgaatgtttctgtgcAACAAGAGTGACAGTCAGTCCTCTCTTACACCATCGTTTATCTTCACTGAAGTCAACAGAACAATACATGAAATGACCTCAAGTCCACAACTATACAATATCTGTTGTCTCATGTGTGTCAGgactccattttttttttatttgtgttataaATCCTCTTTATTGAGTGAATAAACTAAATGTTAGTTGTACAAAGATAAAAAATCTGCTAATTTCTCTGTGAAAAGGGGAGGAAAGTTTAAAAGACAGACTGACAACTCTACTCTAAACATGAACACTGAACATTTTGGTGTTTCAGGAGCAAAACTGCCTCAGTTATACTCTCATATTAGTTTTGTATGCTCTCCATCAACTCTGTCTGATACCCTGGGatgaagacaagaaaaaaaagactttgttcatgtttgtttattcatgatttTAACCTTTAGTTCATACATGCCATCAGTAACTTCTGTTAAATGACTGGTTCAATGACCCACAATCCGTTTGTACAGAACAACAAGAAGACGTCAAAGCACCACCCACAATGTTTGATTGATAGGTGATCTCTGTGCAGGGAGGAAATGtcacaacaatcagctctcttttaagaaatgaaacaaaatttAACCCACTTTCCCTTTAATGACTTCTGCCTATTTGAGTTTACAGAACTCAGCAGAGTCTCCAATGAAAGGAAACCaaagtccagcatagagaggctgagtgaatgtggtctggactctgtggaggagagtcatgGCTTCAGAAatgctgtagaaggacagaatacctgcactatgatccaggtacactccaactctggaggactgAAGACCTGAGACGAGAGTCTGGACATTGTCGCACCAAAAGTTATAACTTCTTGTGCCAcaatataacatcaaacatttgtCATTGAATCCGAACACACATTCACGTGAGCTTCCTGCTCTGATGACATTCCTGTATGTGACAGCGACACCAACTCCTttccctctccactccacctcccagtagcAACGACCAGTCAGGCGCTCTCTGCTTAGGACCTGCCACCTGttagtgaatctgtctgggtgactagAATAAGACTGCGGTTCACTCATtcttgttgcttttctgttcccctcagatgATAACAGCTCtatgtttgctgtgtttggatccagtgtgatctCACGGCTGTCTGACACAGCCGCTGTCACATTCTCAAAGTATCTCAGAGAACAGATATTGATGCTGGGTGAGTGCGTTGATCCTCTGAGTGCTGACggtgaggggtagttgtgtagaaactgggtgatcctctgtgtgtgagagcttcttcagctcagcgtctttcctcttcagctcagtgatctcctgctccagcctctcctgaagctctttgactcgactcacttcagtgtCCTGCcgggatctgacctgctgcttcacatcaaaGGTTCTCCTCTGgatgagacggatcagctcaCTGAACATCTTCTCACTGTCCTCtactgctttatcagcagagcgaTTGATGGCCTTCACCTCCTGTTGAATCACCttcacatctttctctctgtcctggatcctctgctggatgttttgtcaaATCACCTCGAGCTCTCTCTGCTTCTGCCTCTAAGTTTGTCAGAGGGCTCCACCAGCTGGTGTTGTTCATAGGCAGGGGATTCAaagtgaggctggaggtgtttctCACAGAAAGAGATCATACAGACTAAACAGGACTTGAGGGCTCTCAGTTTTCTCCCcgtgcagacatcacaggccacatcttcaggtccagcgtagcagtgatcagcaggagcagtttggagtccagtcttcttcagctcctccactaaaacTGCTAACATGGTGCTTTTGAGAAGTACAGGCCTCGATGTGAAGGTCTGCCTAAACTGGGGAGCTGTAGACTCtcttctcatcctctgtgtcccagtgggctttaatacatgcagtagctgtgtccacacggagtagtcaccggatccttcagtagatccaaacagatcgAACAAGAAATTGTTTCTCGGCCCGGCTGAACTCCTGTCTGCGCCATTTCGCCTCAGTGGCAACGGCTGTCTGACTTTCACTTCCTGAATGCTGAAACTAGTATGAGCTCTGATCTTGACTACAAGTGTTGTGCACTGAATTGAACAATTCTCAATTTTAGAATATCATCCTGAGCTAAACCAGCATTTCAAGCTTCATATTGtgctgaagaaaaaagtgtTGAAACGAATGTCATCAAACAAGTTATCAGTTAAATGTGAATCCAGAAGGATACGAATGAACCAGATCAGATGCTTCTGCTGTTAAAGTTGTGGATGAATGTGAATCAATGAACCTGTAGAATTGATagaatttgattatttttattttttgtctacaaatatatatacacatcacccactggtttgtggactactgttttgaagccttttgGCACCATGGCTGTTGTCATATTGGTTTTTGGAGTGATCTTATTTGGACTAGAGGGTGGAGCTAGAGAGGccatcctgattggatctgactgagaaccttaGGACATGCTGTGATAGTGACTTGTCTGACGCTATCGTTTTAAATGGGACTAAAATTTACacaatgaacatcatgctgtattgaagaagacacAAAACCAGCTATTGAGGCCATAAACTCACCATCAATCAcctcctgctggccattagaaagaatacAGGTTTAAGACACTTGTGCATtggctttatttttttaagaccCTAAAGCTCCACCCATATTATATACAGTCAATGTTTTTTCACAACTAATCAACAGAGATCACACTTGGACTTTAGATCACCTTATCACCGTAAATTTATTCGAGCAGAAACTGCAGAGGTGTCATGTCGATTCAAGCTGGTGGGGCACCTATACCAGATTATtgatatctgaattttttttagattttattctATTTCATCACTTACTTTTTATAATATGTAGACAcactgggtctcattcatgaaacgttagtaaatttgtgcgtagatttgcacataaaagcctacgctactaaaaacctactccggattcatgaacaccgcgggaaactcagatctgatcgtaaacacgtgtgtatgatcgtgaatgccaatccatcgtaaagtgacagcgcgctcccggtaatcagctattagcatacatccccgcccatgaattgccaatgaccaccatataaggaggtgtagatgcatccagtcgacctgtcagtcatggcgcaaacgaagaaagggagagaaagaaaaaagaactttgcggaagcggagatagaaatacttttgggtgaagtggaattaagaaaaaaaaaagtattttcatctgttagcagtggtgtgacagggacaggcaaagcgaaggcctggagggaggtgacagatgccgtcaatattgtctctgtagtccaaagaaccatgtccgaggtgaagcgtaaatggtttgacatgaaactggaggcaaagaaacgcataacctcacacaaaagaaatatatcagccacaggaggaggaggctcacagtcgcagctatcacctgcagacgagcgcatcgcggggataactggggagacctctctgtcaggaattagACCTgtggagacagcgacatgcctccactggagcctatatttttattatcatcattcaacatgtagaaagaacgtgtaatctattgagtcgatttatatggataattcacaatcatgaacctaatctggatcttaaacctgccaattgccaactactttaactaaatgtgttatatttttatcatatgtttaggctatatcacgtgtttcaaaggcatctgcgtattgtgtacataacagagcgcaatatgaatttaaattgtaatttccaatagtgacaagcattatttatgtgcattcttaaatttacacaagcactacgcgtggtcagcagcatgtgtagattttgttagtagctacgaaaagatcggagctactaaaatattgatgaatgcgagatgcacgtaaatttccgtctgcgaacagtttacacacaaattcgttctgctcacgtttcatgaatgagacccactgACTTTATATTATGAGTAGAACATTCTTCTAATTATATCCTGGGGAGGGTTGGGAGGATTACTTTAATAACATATTCCAATACAGTTACTAATGACATGTTGCATAATGTAGTCAGCAACCTACCTTTTGCAGAGACAACCAAACCAATAAGCCTACAGGTGTAACTAGTAATACTAACGATGGCTCTACCAATTTAAGGTGCATAAATAAGCCATGTCATTGAAGGAGTACAGCAGGACCCTGGAACTAGCAACCCTAGACTATACTAAACATCTGTTAATGTTATTGGTTACACCTGTGTTaataaacatgtcaaaataagTCAGAATACTCACACATGATCAGATGAACTTACAATTTATTGGTTAGCTTTTCAAATTGTATACATCCGTTTATTTTAATTGTGCGTTACCAATTCTTTGGGACCAAAACTAAACAGCAGACATATAAACCCATACATACAATTGTCATGAAGAACGGACAGGGTCAGACATGGCTCATCTACTCTCTTGACTAGTCAGTAAAATGCCAGAGAAGTGAAAAGGACAAACTGACACATCAAGTAGCTAGGTTGGTCTTATTAAGTGCTCAGGGGAAAAGACGTTTTCAGTGCTCCATGTTATCTTTATTGGCAGATGCCAATGACTCCACAGGCCAGACGTCCACCAGCATTGCCTGTCTTTAGACTCTCCTCGTTGCCTCCTTTTCCCAGGTCGTCTGCCTTCTCGTGGATCTAAAACACAGGACAGAGAGCACTGTCAGAAAGATTATCTGTTTATAGCCTATGCTCAATTCCAGTCAGTGCGGCACAATATCCTGCAGGTTTTTGTTCGTCCAATATGAGCCCCAACTGGGATCTCTCTCATAAAGCCAACATGAACAAGTTACCTTGAGGCTAGTCTCACAAACTGTGCTCATAggaaattaaatggaaaatgacTTTTCCTTACCACCATGGTTCTGCCAATGATGGAGAAGGGCCCATTGAGAGTGAGCATCTTGTCCGTGATGTCTATCTTGGCAACATTATCTGCTCCTGCAGTCACGTTCCCCAGGTCTCCAACATGCCTAAttacatgaattaaaaaaacaacaacatttacttGCATTGAACCCatattaaaaacagacaactgGCAATATACTTTTGACTTGCTCCTATTATCACGTTAGTCACATTGAACAAGGCTGATATTTTAACATACACTAATGAGTTCTCAACTGATAGCTCTGATCTAAGTATTAGATCAGAAAACCTTCCTGCGTAAGACCCAATCATTATTTCCAATCCAATAAATACTTTCTAAAAAGGTGCAATCAACATAATAAAGCCCTTTGTTGCAGCTaaaaatcatttcattgttCCAGAAGCAGGGTCAGGATGTTAGCACACTGGCTTATTGTCACATCTGCATGATATACTGCCATCATTACTTCCACCTGTGCttcctttttttacatttcttttttaaacatacTTCAAACTGATATCCAATATTCTTTGTGTATTAATCTATTTTCAGGTCATAGTTAAGTTGTTAGGAAATTAAGTATCGTCTCTGAACTCACCACTGAAGTTTTTTATTACAGATGGTGATTTATTAAACTCTCTTATCACAGAGTGGCAATAATTATTCACAATCAGTGTTTCAACAACAATTTATAACCGGGTTATTCTTGTCATGGACCTTTGCTGGATGTTGCGTCCCTGTCTCTCAACGGTTGCTATctaataaaaagggaaaaaagcgTTGCATGAAGCTTCATTTGCTCCCCtccaaagaataaaaaacacattttgcaccAACAGAAAGCAAATCGATGCTAGTTTTCCCTTCCAACAATTTATCTGTGACTTAAAATGTGTTATCAGACACATGATCTAACTACTTACCACATGCAAAACTATGCAAACTTTGGTGAGTTGTTTCTGAACCGCAGTAAATATGACTTATCTattcaaacaaacataaatcGTTGCAACTTCACATACAATGAATGCCAATTTCCTTTGGTCTCTCCCTACTATACAAACACTTACACAAGAACAGGACTTCTTATTTCATTAAGTTATTGATCAAATAAGAGCTGATCACTGAATCAATGAGGCTATGTATTCTGATAAATGTTAACCGTTTACATCAACTGTTAAAATGAGGATTAACAGACAATAATTTGCTCAAACTTGAAATGGCTCATACATACTCTTCACTCAGACCGTACTCACCTCTCTGCATCAGTAGGACCGGCATGATTCTTATTGTGGGGATTGAAGTGAGGGCCTGCACTGATGCACCCTgggaaaaagaaatacaaaataatttaaaaagcaaaGCATTTATATCATGAAACATTTCAGATTCAGTCTGGTTGTCGGGAAGCTGAAACCAGGCAATGCATTAATTTGCAAGTCATCCAGTATCAGAAACCTGATAGAAACTCACCATTTGTATTGTCTCCAAATGCATGGACATGGAAACCATGCTCACCAGGAGTAAGTCCCGAGATTTCTCCTTTGAGCGTCACAGGGGCTGACTCACTCTAAAAGATCAAGAGAACACGATTTATCAGGACACTAAAGAGCTGTCAAAACCAGCTGGATACAAGGACATGAagctaaaataaacaaaacagggaCCATTTCCTCCCTGGGCAATCTTGTTAATTACcccaaacaaaatataaatcaaaaatTTGAAGGACATTTGTACTTGatgaaaataactaaaattataaAGACATGTCTACTACAAATggtattaaaatgcaaaaataaatatgacgAATTATGACTTTAGGTATTTAATAATTTGACTTCCTCTCGTTGATCTCCTATAGATTTCACTCGCAGAATAAATTTAACAAATCCAAAACATTGAAAGGCTACTTTTAAATCCTTGAGAAGACCTGGATTAGGTTATTATATCAACAACATCCACCTTTGCTTCAACCTGCTAGGCAACACAACAGTCCCAGTCATGCACTGGGTGCTGTCACTGACCTccttttgaaaaagaaagaacgGTCTCCCTAGAGGAACATTTCACATCATGACAAAATGAATTCTTTATCTATTTTGTAACCTCATTACATTTTGACAAATCAAAGCCACttctttgaaaatgttactCTCCTTTAAGTGCAACCGAAAACACATATTGTTACATGCTGTTTAATGTGTAGCAGCTGAGCAGCTAATTAGCTATCTAGCCTGCAAACTGACATTAGCACTGGGCGCTTGTTCAACAAGCTAAGGTGGAGGACAAAGCGTGTGTTCATGTTTAAGTTAGATAAGATGGGGACTTTATCTGAAAGGCaggttgttgttggttgttgttagTCTTGTGTTGTGTATCAGGCTGCTCTGTGATCGAAAATAATGCTTCTGCAAGATTTAATTAGCTGTATCAAATTAAGATCTCCATCTGCGTAGACCTATACAGGAACTCTACTTTGTCAATTACTGTAATGTAAAACATACACttcctttggtttgtttgtttttctttcctgaaaGGAGAACACGGGCTGTAGAAGACAGAGAAATGCAGTTTAATTTCATGTTGGACTTTTTTACTGTGAATTGTTGAGGTTTAAAAGGTGACAGCTGGGCAACAGTCACATAATATACAAAGTTTCTGCTTTAAAGGGTAGTATAGTTTCATGATATTTGGCCCAAAACTGCAGCATCATGCCTGTAAGACTGATATCTTGGACTGTAAACACATACATGTCCATCAATTAGGATAACCACTAACTCTATATCCCATGTTACTGGACAAAATATACCTGCCATTGTCTTTAGGTGGTCAAATGGTGCTTATTCTCATCCTCTATGACACGTGATTGCTCAATATTGCTACGCCCTTGTCAACAAGGCTAAATATTTGGAGAGAAAGGCAACAAGAAGGAGGGGAGCAGTGACTCAGCAAAAATATATGGGTTTGCTCGTTTTAAATGCTACCATTAATGATGCAGCTTTAGACTGCAACTTGGTGTTCAGTAAGACAGCTACAAGCAGAAGTGCTCCCTGACGTGGTGAGGATCAGCTAACCACATTAGTGTGGAAATTTTTGCATTGATAGAAACagacaatacaaacacagaactTATGCAACAGGCGTttctaccacacacacacacacacacacacacacacacacacacacacacacacacacacacgagatcATTAACAAATGGCCATGAACGTACAAAGGTTATGAGTTTAATGACAGGCCACTGTTTGTTGTCTGTAGTATTAGATAAGTTAGCTAACTAGACAAGTCACTCGAGCAGCCTACTTTGAATGAAAAGCGACAATTAGTGGTTACTGACTATGTGCGCACTTCACGTTAATAGGTGTTTTGCAACGTGCAAACAATTAGCATTGAATAAATGTGCCCCCCCCCGTCAGGTAacctatgtaaaaaaaatcagcagggGTTTTCAAATCTGTTCGAAGCATTGTCATTCAACTGTGATATGtagcgttagctagctagctggctaagtCGCTGCTTGCAAACCGATCTAACTTGTCTTACAGTCACTGGCTCAGGCACGGAGAACTTAGCTAGCCTGCTTAGCATCTGAGCGCTAAGACTCCCATGAGGAAGCATGTCAAACCTCCGGGTAGTTTCGTTTGAATAGATATTTCTTTCTGTAAAAGCAAAGTAGCACGCCTTACCTCCTGCTCAAAATGCACGACCCCGGTGGTCTCCCCGGCTCctttcagcacacacactgctttctGCACCATCTTCTTTGCTGTGGTTTCAAAACCGCTCAAGTTTCTGACGTCCTTGCTCTTGTTAGAAAACCAACCTACGTCAGTGCATGGTGGGCGGGCGTATAATacaggcagccaatcagagtcaAATACAACCAAACGGACACAATCTGATTGGTCACGGACCGTTACGT
It contains:
- the sod1 gene encoding superoxide dismutase [Cu-Zn]; translation: MVQKAVCVLKGAGETTGVVHFEQESESAPVTLKGEISGLTPGEHGFHVHAFGDNTNGCISAGPHFNPHNKNHAGPTDAERHVGDLGNVTAGADNVAKIDITDKMLTLNGPFSIIGRTMVIHEKADDLGKGGNEESLKTGNAGGRLACGVIGICQ